One Streptomyces sp. CG4 genomic window, GGAGACGTACGGGTGAGCGCGGCGTACACCGTCCGGATCGCCGAGGACCCCGCCGACCGCGAGGCCTGCTTCGCGGTCCGCAAGGAGGTCTTCGTCCAGGAGCAGGGCGTAGACGAGGACATCGAGTACGACGCCTACGACGCGGTCGCCGTGCACGTTCTGGCAGTCCGGGAGGACGGCGTGCCGCTCGGCACCGGACGGCTGCTGTACGGCGCGGCCGCGGCGGCGAAGACCGGCGGGGACGCCGCGGTGGGCTCCCTGGGCCGGCTCGCCGTCTCCCGCGCGGCCCGCGGCCTCGGCGTCGGCATGGCCCTGGTCCGAGCCATCGAGGACGCGGCACGCACGCGTGGTCTCACCGCGGTGGACCTGCACGCCCAGACCCACGCCCTGGGCTTCTACGAACGCCTCGGCTACGCGCCGTACGGCCCGGAGTTCCCGGACGCCGGCATCCCGCACCGCGCGATGCGCCGCGTCCTGTAGGCGGTGCCCCGGGCCAGGCCGTGCCCCGGGCCGGCGGCGGCAGGCGTTCCCGCCGGTCGGGTGGCAGGCTTGAGGCCTGCCGTGTGATCGTCGACCCCCGGAGCGCCGTCCGTGGATCAGTTGGCTCTGCTCTTCGTCCTGCTGCTCGGCGCCCTGGTGAGCGTCCCGGTGGGCGACCGCTTCGGGGTGCCGGCGCCGGTGCTGATGACGGTGTTCGGCGGCATCCTCGCGGTGGCCGACTTCGTCCCCAACGTCGACATCCCGCCGGACCTGATCCTGCCCGGGCTGCTTCCGCCGCTGCTCTACGCCGCCGTACGACGCACCTCCTGGCGGCAGTTCACGGCCAACCTCCGCCCGATCCTCCTGCTGGCCGTCGCCCTGGTGTTCGTGACGACGGTGTGCGTGGCGTTCGTCGCAGGCGCGATCGTGCCGGGGCTGCCGATCGCCGCCGCCGTCGCGCTCGGCGCGCTGATCGCCCCGCCCGACCCGGTCGCCGCGACCAGTGTCGCCGGGCAGCTCGGGCTGCCGCGCCGACTGGTGTCGATCCTGGAGGGCGAGGGACTCTTCAACGACGTCACGGCCATCGTGCTCTACCACGTGGCGATCGCCGCGGCCGTGAGCGGTTCGTTCTCGCCGTGGCGGGCCGGCCTGGACCTCGTGCTGTCCGCCGTCGTCGCGGTGGCCGTCGGCCTCGTGCTCGGCTGGGGTGCGAACGGACTGATGGATCTGCTGGGCGATCCGACGCTGCAGATCGGCATGACCCTGCTGGTGCCGTACGCCTCCTACGTCCTCGCGGAGAAGCTGCACGGCTCCGGGGTGCTCGCGGTGCTCACCACGGCGCTCTTCCTCGCCGAGTACGCCACCGACGCCGACGACGTGATGACCCGGCTGGCCGGGCACACCTTCTGGGACATCATCGACACCCTCGTCACGGGCGTCGCCTTCGGGCTCATCGGTCTGGAGCTGCACAACGCCATCCACACGGCCGAGGGGCGCTGGGGCGAGCTGCTCGGCTGGGCCGCCGCCGTCGCGGGCGTGGTGATCGTCGTACGGCTGGTGTGGCTGCTGCCCGCGACCTGGCTGACCAAGCGGCTGCACGCGCGTCGGGACTACGACGAGGAGATCCCGGTCAGCCGGCGGGAAACCGTCGTGATGTGGTGGTCCGGGATGCGCGGCGTGGCCTCGGTGGCGCTCGCGCTGGCCATCCCGCTGAAGATCGAGGGCGGTGCACCGTTCCCCGATCGGGACGAGATCGTCTTCATCGCCTTCGGGGTCATCGTCGTCACGCTGGTCCTGCAGGGGCTCACGCTGCCGTGGCTGGTGAAGCGGCTCGGGGTGCGGGCCGACTCCGAGCGGGAGAAGGAGTTCGAGAAGGAGCTGGCGGTGCGGGCCGCGAAGGCCGCCAAGCGCAGGCTGCGGGAGATCGAGCAGGTGGAGGACCTGCCCGAGGAGCTGTCCGAGCAGATGCTGCGGCGCGCCTTCGACATCGGGATCCGGATCAGTCCCGACATGGGCGAGGCGGAGCGGCGGGAGGCGCAGCATCAGCGGATCAGGCGGTTGAAGCGGATCCGGAACATCCAGAACGAGATGCTGAGCGCGGCACGGCACGAGGTGCTGGCGGCGCGGAGCGAGCCGGGGGCGGATCCGGAGATCGTGGACCGGGTGCTCCGGCATCTCGACGTGCGCAGTCTGCGGTGACGCCGGTGGATGACGCCCCTGTGGACAGCCACCGCCGCCGCCACACCCCCACGGGTGAATAGTCATACAAATTGCCCGACCTGTGGATGAATCCCGGCATCATTCGCGGCTCGCTCCTACGCTCGGATCATGACTCGCAACATCGTGATCAGTGGTGGCGGTACGGGAATCGGGCTGGTGACGGCACGGGCGTTCGCGGCGGACGGGGACCGGGTGCTGTTGCTCGGGCGGCGAGCGGAGGTGCTGGAGAAGGCCGGGGTGCCGGGGGCGCTGGTCCACGCGGCGGACCTGTCCGAGCCCGCGCAGGTGCGCGGGGTGGCCCGGTTCGTCGCCGCGGAGCTGGGCACCGTCGACGTCCTTGTGCACAGTGCCGGCGGCGCCGGGTATCTGGAGCCCGCGTCCGAGAGCGAAGACCCGCTGGACCGGGTCGCCCACGACTGGACCCGCAACTTCCGGCAGAACGTCCTGACCGCCGCGCTCCTCACCGAGGCCCTCAAGGACAGGCTCGCCGAGCCCGGAGGCCGGGTGCTCTTCGTCAGCTCCATCGCCGCCTACCGGGGCTCGGGCACCGGCGCCTACGCGGCGGCCAAGGCCGGGCTGCATCCCTACGCGCACGACCTGGCCCGGGAGTTGGGCCCGCGCGGCATCACCGTGAACGTGGTCGCGCCGGGGTACATCGAGGACACCGAGTTCTTCGGTGAGACCATGGACGAGGCCCGGCGGGCGCGGCTCATCGCCGACACGGTGACCGGCCGCGCCGGCACACCGGGCGACGTGGCCGCGACCCTGCACTGGCTGGCCTCGCCCGGCGCCGGGCATGTCACCTCGCAGGTGATCCAGGTCAACGGCGGCGCGGAGCGCGGAAGGTGACCGACTCCGGGAACTCGTCGTCGGCGTCATGGCGGGCGCCGTCGGGGGAGGGGAGGTGCTGCGGCGGGAGCACCGCCTCGGCGGTGTTGACGCGGGGGAGCGCAGAGGGGTGCTCCGCCACCAGCCAGGTGAGCATCTGCTCGCGGACCGCGACCCGTACCGTCCAGATGTCGTCGGCGTCCTTCGCGGTCATCAGGGCCCGCACCTGGATGGTGTTCGGCGTGCTGTCCGTCACCACCAGACCGTGGGCGCGGCCGTCCCAGGCCGGGAGCCCGCGCAGGATGTCACGCAGCCTCTCGCGCATGGCCCCGACGGGCGCGCTGTGATCCAGGTGCCAGTGGACGGTGCCGGTCATCTGCGGGCTGCCCCGCGACCAGTTCTCGAAGGGTTTGGAGGTGAAGTACGACACCGGCATGGTGATCCGGCGCTCGTCCCAGGTCCGCACCGTCAGAAAGGTCAGGGTGATCTCCTCGACCATGCCCCACTCGCCGCCCACGACGACCGTGTCGCCGATGCGCACCATGTCACCGAAGGCGATCTGCAGCCCGGCGAACAGATTGGACAGGGTCGACTGGGCGGCCACACCGGCCACGATGCCGAGGATGCCCGCCGAGGCCAGCAGCGAGGCGCCGGCGGTGCGCATCGCCGGGAAGGTCAGCAGCATGGCCGCGATCGCCACGACGATGACGATCGCGGACACGACCCGCATGATCAGCTCGACCTGGGTGCGCACCCGGCGCACCCGGGCCGCGTCCCGGTGGGCCCGGGCGTAGCGGCTGTAGGTGGTCTCGAGGGCCGCCCCGGCCATCCGGATCACCAGCCAGGCGGTGGAGCCGATCAGCACCAGCGTCAGCATCCGCCCGACGCCGGCCTGGTGCCGCTCCAGCAGCCTGGCCCGGTCGTAGGACCCGCGCAGCAGGGCGGCGCACAGCACGAGCTGATAGGGGACGCGGCCGCGGCGCAGCAGCCCCCACAGCGGTGTGTCGCGGTGGCGTTCGTCGGCCTTGCACAGCAGCCGGTCGGTGACCCAGCCGATGGCCAGGGTGAGCAGTACCGAGCCGCCGATCACGAGCACAGGGCGGAGTACGTTCTCCATGCCTCCGCTTCTAACCGGCGCTCGGCGGGGATGAACATGTGAGTTCGACGTGTTCCCGGGTACGGCGGCTCGGGCGGCGCCGCAGCGGCTGGCACCATGGCCTCATGAACATCATGCTTTTTCACTCGACCTACGGCCTGCGGCCCGCGGTGCGCGAGGCCGCGGACCGGCTGCGCGCGGCCGGCCACGAGGTGTGGACGCCGGACCTCTTCGAGGGGCGCACGTTCGACACCGTCGAGGAGGGCATGGAGTTCAAGGACCGGATCGGCAAGGAGGAACTGCTGAAGCGGGCCGTGCTGGCGGTGGCTCCGTACTCCGAGCGCGGGCTGGTGTACGCCGGGTTCTCGCTCGGCGCCTCCATCGCCCAGACCCTCGCCCTCGGCGACGACAAGGCGCGCGGGCTGCTGCTTCTGCACGGCACGTCGGACATCGCGCCCAACACGCGCGTGGAGGAGCTGCCGGTGCAACTGCATGTGGCCGAGCCGGACCCGTTCGAGACGGACGACTGGCTGACCGCCTGGTATCTGCAGATGGGCCGGGCGGGCGCCGATGTGGAGGTCTACCGGTACGCCGGCGCCGGGCACCTGTACACCGACCCCGGGCTGCCGGACTACGACGCCGAGGCCGCCGAGGCCACCTGGCGGGTGGCGCTCGGCTTCCTGGACGGCCTGGAGAACGCGTAGGCGTAGGCGCTACACCGGGTCGTAGGTCCGCTCGACCTTCTGCGTGCCGCTGCGGGTGCGGTACGAACGCTCCCACCTGGCGGTGGCGTTCGCGTCGGTGCGGTCGGACAGGACGTAGTAGTCCATCTGTGTGCGGTCGGCGGTGATGTCCAGCACGCCGTAGCCGTGCCGGTCGGTGTCCACCCAGTGGACGTGGCGGTTGGCGGCCTCGATGAGCGGCGCGGCGACGACGGAGACCGTGCCCTCGGGGACCTTGACGATGTCGTCGAGGTTGTCGGAGGTCACCGAGGTGATCACGAACTCGGTGGCCGCCGACGGCGACAGCGGGTAGGTGCCCGCGTCCACCGGCACGTCGTTGGCCCAGGACATGTGGATGTCACCGGTCAGGAA contains:
- a CDS encoding GNAT family N-acetyltransferase — translated: MSAAYTVRIAEDPADREACFAVRKEVFVQEQGVDEDIEYDAYDAVAVHVLAVREDGVPLGTGRLLYGAAAAAKTGGDAAVGSLGRLAVSRAARGLGVGMALVRAIEDAARTRGLTAVDLHAQTHALGFYERLGYAPYGPEFPDAGIPHRAMRRVL
- a CDS encoding Na+/H+ antiporter; amino-acid sequence: MDQLALLFVLLLGALVSVPVGDRFGVPAPVLMTVFGGILAVADFVPNVDIPPDLILPGLLPPLLYAAVRRTSWRQFTANLRPILLLAVALVFVTTVCVAFVAGAIVPGLPIAAAVALGALIAPPDPVAATSVAGQLGLPRRLVSILEGEGLFNDVTAIVLYHVAIAAAVSGSFSPWRAGLDLVLSAVVAVAVGLVLGWGANGLMDLLGDPTLQIGMTLLVPYASYVLAEKLHGSGVLAVLTTALFLAEYATDADDVMTRLAGHTFWDIIDTLVTGVAFGLIGLELHNAIHTAEGRWGELLGWAAAVAGVVIVVRLVWLLPATWLTKRLHARRDYDEEIPVSRRETVVMWWSGMRGVASVALALAIPLKIEGGAPFPDRDEIVFIAFGVIVVTLVLQGLTLPWLVKRLGVRADSEREKEFEKELAVRAAKAAKRRLREIEQVEDLPEELSEQMLRRAFDIGIRISPDMGEAERREAQHQRIRRLKRIRNIQNEMLSAARHEVLAARSEPGADPEIVDRVLRHLDVRSLR
- a CDS encoding SDR family oxidoreductase, with amino-acid sequence MTRNIVISGGGTGIGLVTARAFAADGDRVLLLGRRAEVLEKAGVPGALVHAADLSEPAQVRGVARFVAAELGTVDVLVHSAGGAGYLEPASESEDPLDRVAHDWTRNFRQNVLTAALLTEALKDRLAEPGGRVLFVSSIAAYRGSGTGAYAAAKAGLHPYAHDLARELGPRGITVNVVAPGYIEDTEFFGETMDEARRARLIADTVTGRAGTPGDVAATLHWLASPGAGHVTSQVIQVNGGAERGR
- a CDS encoding mechanosensitive ion channel family protein, whose protein sequence is MENVLRPVLVIGGSVLLTLAIGWVTDRLLCKADERHRDTPLWGLLRRGRVPYQLVLCAALLRGSYDRARLLERHQAGVGRMLTLVLIGSTAWLVIRMAGAALETTYSRYARAHRDAARVRRVRTQVELIMRVVSAIVIVVAIAAMLLTFPAMRTAGASLLASAGILGIVAGVAAQSTLSNLFAGLQIAFGDMVRIGDTVVVGGEWGMVEEITLTFLTVRTWDERRITMPVSYFTSKPFENWSRGSPQMTGTVHWHLDHSAPVGAMRERLRDILRGLPAWDGRAHGLVVTDSTPNTIQVRALMTAKDADDIWTVRVAVREQMLTWLVAEHPSALPRVNTAEAVLPPQHLPSPDGARHDADDEFPESVTFRAPRRR
- a CDS encoding dienelactone hydrolase family protein, whose product is MNIMLFHSTYGLRPAVREAADRLRAAGHEVWTPDLFEGRTFDTVEEGMEFKDRIGKEELLKRAVLAVAPYSERGLVYAGFSLGASIAQTLALGDDKARGLLLLHGTSDIAPNTRVEELPVQLHVAEPDPFETDDWLTAWYLQMGRAGADVEVYRYAGAGHLYTDPGLPDYDAEAAEATWRVALGFLDGLENA